A window of Cryptomeria japonica chromosome 3, Sugi_1.0, whole genome shotgun sequence contains these coding sequences:
- the LOC131076010 gene encoding kiwellin-1-like has protein sequence MEEPTVPFDFIWHHNRTFSRLCQNPDNDAQETDLTKATAVVVVQAINTIELYHSNSAQLNISKRREAKIAEYTFWKMRTMLLAFGLLLSMSIVECTRHSDVAGILASCNPTGYLNGNSHNCNHEHGSDCCQSGKRYPKYKCSPSVTGTTAATLTLNGFQKREDGGGPSECDGNYHNDNDLVVALSTGWYAGGSRCHDFILITNPDNGRTARAMVVDECDSVSGCDKDHDFQPPCNNNIVDASPGVWKALGVDNYDDVGEMSITWSET, from the exons ATGGAAGAACCCACGGTGCCATTTGATTTTATTTGGCACCACAACAGAACGTTCTCCCGTCTATGTCAAAACCCTGATAATGACGCCCAGGAAACGGATCTAACCAAGGCAACAGCAGTAGTGGTGGTGCAAGCTATAAATACAATTGAGCTATATCATTCAAACAGCGCACAGCTGAATATATCCAAGAGAAGAGAAGCGAAAATTGCAGAGTATACATTTT GGAAGATGAGGACGATGTTACTAGCATTTGGATTGCTACTGAGCATGTCCATAGTGGAATGTACTAGGCATAGTGATGTTGCAGGAATCCTGGCATCATGTAATCCAACCGGATATTTGAATGGCAACTCCCACAACTGCAATCATGAACACGGCTCAGATTGCTGCCAGTCGGGTAAGCGATACCCAAAGTACAAATGCTCACCCTCCGTGACAGGCACTACTGCCGCCACGCTCACACTGAATGGTTTTCAGAAGAGGGAAGACGGAGGAGGGCCTTCGGAGTGCGATGGGAACTACCACAATGACAACGATCTGGTGGTTGCTCTTTCCACAGGCTGGTACGCCGGTGGAAGCCGCTGTCACGACTTCATACTCATCACCAATCCAGACAATGGACGAACTGCGCGGGCCATGGTGGTGGATGAGTGCGACTCAGTCTCTGGGTGTGACAAGGATCACGACTTCCAACCCCCTTGTAATAACAACATCGTAGATGCCTCTCCAGGCGTATGGAAAGCCTTGGGGGTCGACAATTACGATGATGTTGGTGAGATGAGCATCACTTGGTCTGAAACTTAA
- the LOC131874046 gene encoding uncharacterized protein LOC131874046, with product MEILLSDSSSYKILSRNPCPKILKAVRSAISNSSLDDSTKLRLLPSKEVTPRIYGVPKIHKANIPLRPIVDTIGSPTYKLAAFLAKLISPLVGNSNSFIKDSNQFVQFIKDTKLDPQDTLVSFDVVSLFTKVPILDSIEIVKLKVNEDIASLVELCLRSTFFAFQGVIYEQVDGVAMGSPLSPVIANIFMEHFEEVALHSFPLKPKWWKRYMDDTNVCWPHGLDMLEEFHTHLNNIFSSITFTKELESNNRLSFLDVLICKKPDGSLGRQVYRKTTHTDLYLHSSSHHHHSQKVGILKTLALRAHRICDKDNLDQELSHLRQVFLWNGYSNKQITRAFLQAKSHFLSISNPVPSPSQAPFVSLPYVEESGVYKIVCSCGTPYIGETGRSFMTRIKEHSADIKHERALKSALAEHSTTTKHHICLEDTQVLCRENNFFKRKVKEAIAIIRHPSNLNRDDGLNLSISWHPLLLALQRHPRPPP from the exons ATGGAAATCCTCCTCTCGGATTCCAGTAGTTACAAAATTTTGTCTCGTAACCCGTGCCCGAAGATTTTGAAGGCAGTTAGATCTGCTATTTCCAACTCCTCATTGGATGATTCTACCAAGCTTCGTCTTCTTCCGTCTAAGGAAGTGACCCCTCGTATATATGGGGTCCCAAAAATTCATAAAGCCAACATTCCTTTGAGACCCATTGTCGATACCATTGGGTCTCCAACTTACAAGTTAGCTGCTTTTCTTGCCAAATTAATCTCCCCGCTTGTTGGTAACTCCAACTCCTTCATCAAAGATTCCAACCAATTTGTTCAGTTTATCAAGGACACCAAGTTGGACCCTCAAGACACGCTTGTGAGCTTCGATGTGGTGTCCCTCTTCACCAAGGTCCCTATTCTAGACTCCATAGAAATTGTCAAGCTTAAGGTCAATGAGGACATCGCCTCTTTGGTGGAACTTTGCTTAAGGTCAACCTTCTTCGCCTTCCAAGGCGTTATCTATGAACAGGTTGACGGAGTAGCCATGGGCTCCCCTCTCTCGCCGGTCATTGCCAACATATTCATGGAACATTTTGAAGAGGTGGCCTTACATTCTTTCCCcctcaaaccaaaatggtggaagcGATATATGGATGACACCAATGTATGTTGGCCCCACGGCTTGGacatgttagaggaatttcatactCACCTCAACAACATTTTTTCGTCTATTACCTTCACCAAAGAACTTGAATCCAACAACCGTTTATCTTTTCTCGATGTCTTAATCTGTAAAAAGCCTGACGGATCCCTTGGTCGTCAGGTGTATCGCAAAACTACCCACACTGACTTATATCTTCATTCgtcttctcatcaccaccatagccaGAAAGTTGGGATCCTCAAAACATTGGCTTTAAGAGCCCATCGGATTTGTGATAAGGATAACTTAgaccaagagctctcccatcttcGTCAAGTCTTCCTTTGGAATGGCTACTCGAACAAGCAGATCACTAGGGCCTTCCTCCAAGCCAAATCTCATTTCCTTTCCATCTCGAATCCCGTGCCCTCTCCATCTCAGGCCCCGTTtgtctctctcccttatgttgaag AGTCAGGTGTATACAAGATTGTATGCTCCTGTGGAACTCCTTACATTGGAGAAACAGGTCGTTCGTTCATGACTCGAATAAAAGAGCACAGTGCCGACATTAAGCATGAACGtgccctcaaatcagccttagcCGAGCATTCAACCACGACCAAACATCATATCTGTTTGGAGGACACTCAGGTATTGTGTAGGGAGAACAACTTTTTCAAgaggaaagttaaagaggccattgctatcATTCGGCACCCATCCAATCTTAATCGAGATGATGGGTTAAACCTTAGCATCTCGTGGCACCCTCTTCTTCTGGCCCTCCAGCGTCATCCCCGCCCCCCTCCTTGA
- the LOC131874047 gene encoding uncharacterized protein LOC131874047 has translation MATDGSRGVAASPISTVKSTAHSWNLIKCCSGQEWMGRIEDCETPVSAKLIDACPLQHFIKFHECAVDFTVEIGDAATPLDPSVAIAQPATHQRLLSNGSPRSTPGTLSSSSFIQSRAFCFNCSAISCCCSCVACKLFQPRATPSLSHHPVQAREVSLSSSCVQPHPALPAEEVDTSSVAHLPPRKPCPTIPLFVNSSHSLQSCPNVFSAPPPPALGLGTLPKPAPILNSISNWESKLVVNLSPAHIDPLAFNFLKRGLNFALTPRNVPHIDFLIEIENAVRTLPLDVAEEVRQDCAVALRYAKPPKFNIPKAELLAFNNLMHNNDLIISRADKGNATVIMSKPDYLAKMEILLSDSSSYKILSRNPCPKILKAVRSAISNSSLDDSTKLRLLPSKEVTPRIYGVPKIHKANIPLRPIVDTIGSPTYKLAAFLAKLISPLVGNSNSFIKDSNQFVQFIKDTKLDPQDTLVSFDVVSLFTKVPILDSIEIVKLKVNEDIASLVELCLRSTFFAFQGVIYEQVDGVAMGSPLSPVIANIFMEHFEEVALHSFPLKPKWWKRYMDDTNVCWPHGLDMLEEFHTHLNNIFSSITFTKELESNNRLSFLDVLICKKPDGSLGRQVYRKTTHTDLYLHSSSHHHHSQKVGILKTLALRAHRICDKDNLDQELSHLRQVFLWNGYSNKQITRAFLQAKSHFLSISNPVPSPSQAPFVSLPYVEESGVYKIVCSCGTPYIGETGRSFMTRIKEHSADIKHERALKSALAEHSTTTKHHICLEDTQVLCRENNFFKRKVKEAIAIIRHPSNLNRDDGLNLSISWHPLLLALQRHPRPPP, from the exons ATGGCGACGGACGGATCCAGAGGTGTGGCTGCATCTCCAATCTCCACGGTGAAATCTACTGCGCACTCATGGAACTTGATAAAATGCTGCAGCGGACAGGAGTGGATGGGAAGAATCGAAGACTGCGAGACGCCCGTTTCTGCCAAGTTGATAGACGCCTGTCCGCTGCAGCATTTTATCAAGTTCCATGAGTGCGCAGTAGATTTCACCGTGGAGATTGGAGATGCAGCCACACCTCTGGATCCGTCCGTCGCCATTGCTCAACCTGCAACTCACCAACGGCTCCTCAGCAACGGCTCTCCTCGGTCAACTCCTGGTACGCTGTCCTCTTCCTCGTTTATCCAATCTCGTGCCTTCTGCTTTAATTGCTCTGCCATTTCTTGTTGTTGTAGTTGCGTAGCTTGCAAACTTTTCCAACCTCGAGCCACTCCCTCTCTGTCGCATCACCCGGTTCAGGCACGTGAAGTTAGTCTTTCAAGCTCATGTGTCCAACCGCACCCGGCTCTTCCTGCGGAGGAGGTGGACACATCCTCCGTGGCTCATCTTCCTCCACGCAAACCCTGCCCGACCATTCCCCTTTTTGTGAACTCATCCCATTCCTTGCAGTCTTGTCCTAATGTCTTTTCGGCCCCCCCACCCCCCGCCTTGGGTCTCGGCACTCTTCCCAAGCCAGCTCCTATCCTTAACTCCATTAGCAATTGGGAATCCAAACTTGTTGTCAACCTCTCTCCCGCCCACATTGATCCTCTCGCTTTTAACTTCCTCAAGCGAGGTCTTAACTTTGCCTTGACTCCCCGCAACGTTCCGCACATCGACTTCCTCATCGAGATCGAAAATGCGGTGCGTACCCTTCCCCTTGATGTTGCTGAAGAGGTTAGACAAGATTGTGCTGTAGCGCTCCGTTATGCTAAACCTCCTAAATTCAACATCCCTAAAGCTGAGCTGTTGGCCTTTAATAATCTAATGCATAATAATGACCTTATCATCTCAAGAGCTGACAAAGGCAATGCCACGGTCATTATGAGCAAACCAGATTACTTGGCCAAAATGGAAATCCTCCTCTCGGATTCCAGTAGTTACAAAATTTTGTCTCGTAACCCGTGCCCGAAGATTTTGAAGGCAGTTAGATCTGCTATTTCCAACTCCTCATTGGATGATTCTACCAAGCTTCGTCTTCTTCCGTCTAAGGAAGTGACCCCTCGTATATATGGGGTCCCAAAAATTCATAAAGCCAACATTCCTTTGAGACCCATTGTCGATACCATTGGGTCTCCAACTTACAAGTTAGCTGCTTTTCTTGCCAAATTAATCTCCCCGCTTGTTGGTAACTCCAACTCCTTCATCAAAGATTCCAACCAATTTGTTCAGTTTATCAAGGACACCAAGTTGGACCCTCAAGACACGCTTGTGAGCTTCGATGTGGTGTCCCTCTTCACCAAGGTCCCTATTCTAGACTCCATAGAAATTGTCAAGCTTAAGGTCAATGAGGACATCGCCTCTTTGGTGGAACTTTGCTTAAGGTCAACCTTCTTCGCCTTCCAAGGCGTTATCTATGAACAGGTTGACGGAGTAGCCATGGGCTCCCCTCTCTCGCCGGTCATTGCCAACATATTCATGGAACATTTTGAAGAGGTGGCCTTACATTCTTTCCCcctcaaaccaaaatggtggaagcGATATATGGATGACACCAATGTATGTTGGCCCCACGGCTTGGacatgttagaggaatttcatactCACCTCAACAACATTTTTTCGTCTATTACCTTCACCAAAGAACTTGAATCCAACAACCGTTTATCTTTTCTCGATGTCTTAATCTGTAAAAAGCCTGACGGATCCCTTGGTCGTCAGGTGTATCGCAAAACTACCCACACTGACTTATATCTTCATTCgtcttctcatcaccaccatagccaGAAAGTTGGGATCCTCAAAACATTGGCTTTAAGAGCCCATCGGATTTGTGATAAGGATAACTTAgaccaagagctctcccatcttcGTCAAGTCTTCCTTTGGAATGGCTACTCGAACAAGCAGATCACTAGGGCCTTCCTCCAAGCCAAATCTCATTTCCTTTCCATCTCGAATCCCGTGCCCTCTCCATCTCAGGCCCCGTTtgtctctctcccttatgttgaag AGTCAGGTGTATACAAGATTGTATGCTCCTGTGGAACTCCTTACATTGGAGAAACAGGTCGTTCGTTCATGACTCGAATAAAAGAGCACAGTGCCGACATTAAGCATGAACGtgccctcaaatcagccttagcCGAGCATTCAACCACGACCAAACATCATATCTGTTTGGAGGACACTCAGGTATTGTGTAGGGAGAACAACTTTTTCAAgaggaaagttaaagaggccattgctatcATTCGGCACCCATCCAATCTTAATCGAGATGATGGGTTAAACCTTAGCATCTCGTGGCACCCTCTTCTTCTGGCCCTCCAGCGTCATCCCCGCCCCCCTCCTTGA